The sequence CAGATTGGGAGTCTCCCTGAACTTCTCACCTACATCGAATTCGATATTTCTTCACTTCTCATAATGGAACATTATCACTCCTGGTATACCTGACTGCATGGATGAACTCTTGAATTTCAATACGGTGTGTAGAAAACGGGCATTATTGGGAGGTTCTGTTCTTTATATTACCGTTGTTATGGATCGGAGGCTTCTCAAACTCGATGGGAAGGCAGATTACTTCTTTCAGTTAGGGAAGATACCCCTCCGGGGGAAGGCCTTGGCAATAAAAGAGCAGACCTATCTCGATAAACTACCTGAGTATCCTCCGGTAGTAATGGAAAAAGCACAGGTTTATGGACAGACCAGTTTTCGAGATTGGTGAAATTCTTGATGAACTAAAATGGTTGTATCATGAATTGATAGTAAGCTTGCCGTACTCGATATGAATAGACGGGAACCCAGGCATTATGAATAGTCAGTTTTTTGCAATATTCTAATGGTATCAACAAGATACATATAGACAGACAAAGACGATGCCCATTCCAACAAACGATGATATCCTTCAATTATTGGACCAATTGGACCATGCTATTGCTGATAATCTAGAATCTGAAACCCTGGATTTTAAACCGTGGAACGATTCTAAAAACGACATGAAGGTCGCTATCGAATACGCTGTGTGCTTTTCAAATGCGGATGGTGGGGTTGTTGTTTTTGGTGTTTCCGACAAAACCCTTGGGCGTTCGAATGCGATTCATGGTGTTAAAGCATATACTCTTGACACATGGAGAAGGGGGATTTTTGATGGAACTACTCCTCATATCCATGCTGAAGTGGAAGAACTAACAGTTCCCGAAGGTACTGGGCAACTTCTCATCGTCAGAATCCCAAAAGGGGACAATCCACCTTATGGAACTACGCAGGGATTGTTTAAACAGCGGGTTGGAAAAAACTGTATGCCCATGGACCCTGCTGTATTTGCCTCATCAAGAGTTTCAACCGGAGCAGTAGACTGGAGTGGGCAGCCGGTCCATGGTATTACCTTTGAAGATCTTGATTCATTCGAAATTGCAAGAGCTCGGGCAATATTACGAAGCAAAAACCCAGAGTCCGAACTTCTTAAAATGAGTGATGAACCATTTTTGAGAGGCTTGGAGGCTATTCGAGGGAATAATGTAACTAATACCGGACTCCTTCTATTCGGAAAATCAGACATCATCTCTGCCCTCTGTCCGCAAAATCAGGTCCATTATGTCCACCAGCCATCAGAAACCAAAGTAGCTCGCAATGATCTATGGAGAATTGGGCTTCTTCAGATTATTGAAAAGATAGAAAACATCTTTTCAAGCCCAACCAATCCAGAAGAGGAGATCCAGGTTGGCTTATTTAACCTCAGAATCCCTGCATTTCCTCTTGATGTGGTCCGTGAAGTAGTGCTTAATGCGGTAACACACCGTGATTATACGAATCCTGGAGAAGTGCTGATCCGGCATGCTTCTCAGGAACTGGTAGTCACCAGTCCAGGAGGTTTTATTGGGGGAATTACACTCCAGAATATCCTTCGTCATGAATCGGCCCCTCGTAACCGGACTTTGGCCAACGCTTTTCTTAAACTGAGACTCGTTGAGTCAGCAGGAACAGGAAGGCGTAAGATATTCATACCAATGCTTGAATATGGGAAACGAATGCCTCATTACGAGGCGGATAGTTCCCACGTAACCCTTCACATCTTCGATGGAAGTTTCGACCATGTAATGGCAAGTCTTATTGCCAGATGGCATAGGGAGGGAAAAGATATCGGGCTAGATGAGTTGATTGTCTTGACCCATCTTAAAGATCACCGGTTTATCAGCACTGATGATGTTTCAAACATCCTCCAATTAGATCGGAATATGGGCATTGCAGCCCTAGATAAGATGAGTCATCCGAAGCGAGGAATTCTTGAAAGAAAGGGACACACAAAAACAGCAACATATTACCTTGCAAAACCCATTGCAAAAGAGCTAATTGGAAAGGTTGCATATTCAAAGTCAAAGGGAATTGACCCTATAAGATACCCAGAAATGGTTAGGGATTATCTTCAGTCTCATGGAGTGATCACAAATAAAGAATGTCGTCAATTACTGGATCTTGGAGATAGTGACTCTGCCCAGGTAGAGGCATCACGACACCTGAAAAAATGGTCCGGAGATGATGGTTTTCTTGTTGCTGAAGGGAAGGGTTCTCAAAGAAAATATAGACTCAAGGGTTCTTAACAGAGTTCTTAACACTGTTAAGAACATCAAGAAGAAAAGTTCAATGATAGCTGCTTCTTTCAGAATAAAACCTATTTTTTTATTTTTTTCCTTCTTATCAAGATCTTACATTGTTAAGAACTCCAGGAAGATTACTCACCATCTGATGATGTTTGTATTGCTTCTGAGTGTGTATCAAAATAGTGAGATAACTAACCTATATCGCATGTTAAAGGATTAATCGGCCAGAATCAGGGGTTAAGTATTCAGTTCAGGCAGGATATCTTTGTTTGATCCTTTACGATACTCTTCGGAATCAGAAAGGAAAGGTAGCAGGACAATAATAACGAGGAGGAAAAAATAGGATTATATCTGGGGCGTTGTCATCAGCCAGGTGGTACTGTTCGAATAACTATACCGCTCAATCTTAAACTCCGGACAGATCTCCGACAGTAAAGCCATATTGGTACCCACTTCTTTTGAAGATAACCCGGTATCCTTAGCGATATACTTCGACATAGAAGTTTGAACCGGGCTTCATCTGGGTCTTCAGGTAGTCTATCAAACAAATCTGATTTTCATTGTATGTTGTGGTAAATTTACTTTGTAATAGCATGTCTATCTCCATAAGTACTGAATTTTGCTGAATGAATTGTAGGAGGAAATCCGGTCTGGTGTAGACCGGGTGAAGTTCGTTCTGGTCAGGAGGAAAGAGTCGGAGGACATGAAACTCTCTCCTGACCGGGGGAGTTCCCTTTACGGGATGAGTTGGATACAACAGAGCAGAGGACATGTTGAACACTACTCACCGACAGAGATCCTGTCAGTCATCCTGGAGTTACTTCCAGGATTTTTCGCAGGTCTTCTTATGTGACATACAAGTGTTGTTCGAAACAGGTTAAAAGACAAATAGCCCAAACCGATGGAAAACAGTCTGAAACGCCTCTTCGTTTACATATTGCGATTTTTTGAGAACCACATTCTCCCTTCAAACCCTTTGATGAACGAAGGATTATTCATCGGTTGCATCTGGTTTATCAGTTACATATGGAGATGGAAAATGTACATGATATGCGGGTGAAATTTTGAAATCTATTTTGTTTCAGGAGTTGCAACCGGTTGCAACATTCTTTTTTGGTGGAGTAATTTTCACATTTCTAGCATGGGAGTGTGAGGATTTTTTCTCATCGCGGAAAGGCAATGACCCAGTCTTACATTACAAGCACTCGGATGTGATGTCCCAGTTGTGTTCATTACGATGATTTATTTGAGAAACAGGTAATTCAATTTGGGCATACCTACTTGAACTGGCGAAAAGGGCTTGTTAATGTTTACTAAGGAGGAAATTTATAATAATTCCTGTTAATGATAAGAACTATATGGCTAAGGTTGTATCAGAGAATAATGAAGTCTTATTTCTTCTCCAAAAAATCGAGAGCATCATTGATACCCGGCTAATCGGAGAGGTTGAACCTCTTGATGATGAAATCGAGTTAATTGGTGAATATCAGAAAAGAAAAAGCGAAGGTACTCTTGAGCTTCATGAAATATAGAATACT comes from Methanospirillum hungatei and encodes:
- a CDS encoding RNA-binding domain-containing protein, which gives rise to MPIPTNDDILQLLDQLDHAIADNLESETLDFKPWNDSKNDMKVAIEYAVCFSNADGGVVVFGVSDKTLGRSNAIHGVKAYTLDTWRRGIFDGTTPHIHAEVEELTVPEGTGQLLIVRIPKGDNPPYGTTQGLFKQRVGKNCMPMDPAVFASSRVSTGAVDWSGQPVHGITFEDLDSFEIARARAILRSKNPESELLKMSDEPFLRGLEAIRGNNVTNTGLLLFGKSDIISALCPQNQVHYVHQPSETKVARNDLWRIGLLQIIEKIENIFSSPTNPEEEIQVGLFNLRIPAFPLDVVREVVLNAVTHRDYTNPGEVLIRHASQELVVTSPGGFIGGITLQNILRHESAPRNRTLANAFLKLRLVESAGTGRRKIFIPMLEYGKRMPHYEADSSHVTLHIFDGSFDHVMASLIARWHREGKDIGLDELIVLTHLKDHRFISTDDVSNILQLDRNMGIAALDKMSHPKRGILERKGHTKTATYYLAKPIAKELIGKVAYSKSKGIDPIRYPEMVRDYLQSHGVITNKECRQLLDLGDSDSAQVEASRHLKKWSGDDGFLVAEGKGSQRKYRLKGS